The proteins below are encoded in one region of Zetaproteobacteria bacterium:
- the mtnP gene encoding S-methyl-5'-thioadenosine phosphorylase, with amino-acid sequence MTREHPPRTGIIGGSGLYEIDHCRVVDVLELETPFGPPSAPLTLVEIDGHEALFLPRHGRGHTIPPHRINYRANIYAMKLAGADQIISISAVGSLREGIEPGHFVVVDQFVDRTRGRASTFFDGPIVTHVSMADPCCHDLRDRLGDACNAAGVTTHPEGAYLVMEGPQFSTRAESNLYRQWGMDVIGMTNMPEAKLAREAELCYATVAMSTDYDCWHEEEEDVSVTAIIEVMRRNVANAKAMLGHFFSAQPADRLHHCGCGCRRALDAGLFADLSKIGPEALARVRALIERKLDPEQVTA; translated from the coding sequence ATGACCAGGGAACACCCACCACGCACCGGCATCATCGGCGGCAGCGGCCTCTACGAGATCGACCACTGCCGGGTGGTCGACGTGCTGGAGCTGGAGACCCCTTTCGGCCCGCCGTCGGCGCCGCTCACCCTGGTGGAGATCGACGGTCACGAGGCGCTGTTTCTGCCGCGCCACGGCCGGGGCCACACCATCCCGCCCCACCGGATCAACTACCGAGCCAACATCTATGCCATGAAGCTGGCCGGCGCAGACCAGATCATCTCCATCTCGGCGGTCGGCTCGCTGCGCGAGGGGATCGAGCCGGGCCACTTCGTGGTGGTCGACCAGTTCGTCGACCGCACCCGCGGCCGGGCATCCACCTTCTTCGACGGGCCGATCGTCACCCATGTCTCGATGGCCGATCCCTGCTGTCACGACCTGCGCGACCGCCTGGGCGACGCCTGCAATGCCGCCGGTGTCACCACCCATCCCGAGGGGGCCTATCTGGTGATGGAGGGGCCGCAGTTCTCCACCCGCGCCGAATCGAACCTCTACCGCCAATGGGGGATGGATGTGATCGGCATGACCAACATGCCGGAGGCGAAGCTGGCCCGCGAGGCGGAGCTCTGCTACGCCACGGTGGCGATGAGCACCGACTACGACTGCTGGCACGAAGAGGAGGAGGATGTCTCGGTGACGGCGATCATCGAGGTGATGCGGCGCAACGTGGCCAACGCCAAGGCGATGCTGGGCCACTTCTTCTCCGCCCAACCGGCCGATCGGCTGCACCACTGCGGCTGCGGCTGCAGACGCGCACTCGACGCCGGCCTCTTCGCCGACCTGAGCAAGATCGGGCCGGAGGCGCTCGCCCGGGTGCGGGCGCTGATCGAGCGTAAGCTCGATCCGGAGCAGGTGACGGCGTGA
- a CDS encoding tetratricopeptide repeat protein: MIRLLPLLTAALLAGCAATHEQQMEKAAREGELHYEMGVNALRSGDIPVAFRELMRAQKLRPDDAEVTAALALAWRLRGDLHKAEALYRKALAIKPTPAMHNNFGNLLLQMGRPAEAERQFRIALDDPRYTRQDLAFINLGDALAAQGRYDAAIAAYRKARIINPHQHTSRLREAEAFLASKRKPYAVALLLTMLRADPADREALQMVLPLLGAEQRPEAERLLRRFIEAATNEADRAWAKAQLR, translated from the coding sequence GTGATCCGGCTGCTGCCGTTGCTGACGGCCGCACTGCTCGCCGGCTGTGCTGCCACGCACGAGCAGCAGATGGAGAAGGCGGCCCGGGAAGGGGAGCTCCACTACGAGATGGGGGTCAACGCGTTGCGCAGCGGCGACATTCCGGTCGCCTTCCGTGAGCTGATGCGGGCGCAGAAGCTCCGCCCGGACGACGCCGAGGTGACCGCCGCCCTGGCCCTGGCCTGGCGGCTACGCGGCGACCTGCACAAGGCGGAAGCGCTCTACCGCAAGGCACTGGCCATCAAGCCGACGCCTGCGATGCACAACAACTTCGGCAATCTGCTGCTGCAGATGGGGCGTCCCGCCGAGGCCGAGCGTCAGTTCCGCATCGCGCTCGACGATCCGCGCTACACCCGACAGGATCTCGCCTTCATCAACCTGGGCGATGCGCTCGCCGCCCAGGGACGCTACGACGCGGCGATCGCCGCCTACCGCAAGGCGCGGATCATCAACCCCCACCAGCACACATCGCGGCTGCGCGAGGCCGAGGCATTCCTGGCCAGCAAGCGCAAGCCCTATGCGGTGGCGCTGCTGCTCACCATGCTGCGCGCCGACCCCGCCGACCGGGAGGCGCTGCAGATGGTGCTGCCGTTGCTCGGGGCGGAGCAGCGCCCCGAGGCGGAACGGCTGCTGCGCCGCTTCATCGAGGCCGCCACCAACGAGGCCGACCGCGCCTGGGCGAAGGCACAACTGCGATGA
- a CDS encoding helix-turn-helix domain-containing protein → MSTPSPANEPQQQRDPETLRQTLIGEAGRRLRRAREEQGRTIAEISEAIKLSPRQIEALEAGDWESLPGPVFALSFLRQYADALGVDVTEMVQQLKSDDFAFRQPLTFPDPAIAPNRKWAIASGILFLLLLLVWNLTGDREEAPPPPPPPPVAQEQTAPPPAHEPPTPSTPPSPIAEPARKPAAEQGASDTTPAAAATESTPPQPAAAAAPRPPTIDPTTPATAPARPGARRPQRGGKDGAAPPAELHRFRFTAGDGRVWLRIERERPDGGRIRLREVILRPHHSLSLQLDTARLLISTGNAGVLRIEVDGATRYDFGTIGRVGAVVRHLQVTAPAGKQKQEKGAAEAKSR, encoded by the coding sequence ATGAGCACCCCGTCACCCGCCAACGAACCGCAACAGCAGCGCGATCCGGAGACGCTGCGCCAGACCTTGATCGGCGAGGCCGGCCGCCGCCTGCGCCGGGCGCGTGAGGAGCAGGGACGCACCATCGCCGAGATCTCCGAGGCGATCAAGCTGAGCCCGCGCCAGATCGAGGCGCTGGAGGCGGGCGACTGGGAGTCGCTGCCCGGGCCGGTCTTCGCCCTCTCCTTCCTGCGGCAGTACGCCGACGCGCTCGGTGTCGACGTCACCGAGATGGTGCAACAGCTCAAGTCCGACGACTTCGCCTTCCGTCAGCCGCTCACCTTCCCCGATCCGGCGATCGCCCCCAACCGCAAGTGGGCCATCGCCTCCGGCATCCTCTTCCTGCTGCTACTCCTCGTGTGGAACCTGACCGGTGATCGGGAGGAGGCGCCGCCGCCACCGCCGCCACCACCGGTGGCGCAGGAGCAGACGGCGCCACCCCCCGCACACGAGCCGCCGACCCCATCGACGCCCCCCTCCCCCATAGCCGAACCGGCACGGAAGCCGGCGGCGGAACAAGGGGCGAGCGACACCACTCCGGCTGCCGCCGCAACGGAGTCCACCCCGCCGCAGCCGGCTGCCGCCGCAGCACCCCGCCCCCCGACGATCGATCCGACCACTCCGGCGACGGCACCGGCGCGACCCGGCGCACGAAGGCCGCAGAGGGGAGGGAAAGACGGCGCGGCTCCACCCGCGGAGCTGCATCGCTTCCGTTTCACCGCAGGCGACGGCCGCGTCTGGCTGCGCATCGAGCGGGAGCGCCCCGACGGCGGCCGCATCCGACTGCGTGAGGTGATCCTCCGTCCCCACCACTCCCTCTCGCTGCAGCTCGATACGGCACGGCTGCTCATCAGCACCGGCAATGCCGGCGTGCTCCGGATCGAGGTGGACGGCGCCACCCGCTACGACTTCGGCACCATCGGCCGCGTGGGGGCGGTCGTCCGCCACCTGCAGGTCACCGCACCGGCGGGAAAGCAGAAACAGGAGAAAGGCGCGGCGGAGGCGAAGAGCCGGTAG
- a CDS encoding CTP synthase, translating into MSDATSRIRFVFVTGGVVSSLGKGIAAASLAALFEARGIKVTMQKLDPYINVDPGTMSPYQHGEVFVTDDGAETDLDLGHYERFSHITTGRHSNYTTGRIYESVIRRERRGDYLGATVQVIPHITDAIKQAILSLDDGEAQIALVEIGGTVGDIESQPFLEAIRQLRFDLGRERTAFLHLTLVPYIASAGEIKTKPTQHSVQKLREIGIQPDVLLCRSDHPIPKAQRDKIALFCNVAREAVIEAPDVDTIYAVPSALHAGGLGKVLLTHLGMEPTEPDLTVWHEICHRIRNPKRRVRIAMVGKYTRLPDAYKSINEALTHGGIAHEARVEIDYIDAEELECNGCGRLEQVDAILVPGGFGERGTEGKIAAIHFARTRKVPYLGICLGMQLAVVEFARNVAGIAGATSSEFDPCAEHPVIALMTEWEQEGTRIHRSADGDLGGTMRLGGYPCRLKPGSRAAEAYGCSEVRERHRHRYEFNDNYRDRLEQAGLVVAGTLPDDSLVEIVEIADHPWFVACQFHPEFRSRPYAPHPLFAAFVGAGLSRQAA; encoded by the coding sequence ATGAGCGACGCCACATCCCGGATCCGCTTCGTCTTCGTCACCGGCGGCGTGGTCTCCTCGCTCGGCAAGGGGATCGCCGCCGCCTCGCTGGCCGCGCTGTTCGAGGCGCGCGGCATCAAGGTGACGATGCAGAAGCTCGACCCCTACATCAACGTCGATCCCGGCACGATGAGCCCCTATCAGCACGGCGAGGTCTTCGTCACCGACGACGGTGCCGAAACCGACCTCGATCTGGGCCACTACGAGCGGTTCAGCCACATCACCACCGGACGCCACTCCAACTACACCACCGGCCGTATCTACGAGTCGGTCATCCGGCGGGAGCGGCGCGGCGACTACCTCGGCGCCACAGTGCAGGTGATCCCGCACATCACCGACGCCATCAAACAGGCCATCCTCTCGCTCGACGACGGCGAGGCGCAGATCGCGCTGGTCGAGATCGGCGGCACCGTCGGCGACATCGAATCGCAGCCCTTTCTCGAGGCGATCCGCCAACTGCGGTTCGATCTGGGGCGCGAACGCACCGCCTTCCTCCACCTGACACTGGTCCCCTACATCGCCTCCGCCGGCGAGATCAAGACCAAACCGACACAGCACTCGGTGCAGAAGTTGCGCGAGATCGGCATCCAGCCCGACGTGCTGCTCTGCCGCTCCGACCACCCGATCCCCAAGGCGCAGCGCGACAAGATCGCCCTCTTCTGCAACGTGGCGCGCGAGGCGGTGATCGAGGCCCCCGATGTCGACACCATCTACGCCGTCCCCAGCGCGCTCCACGCCGGCGGGCTGGGCAAGGTACTGCTCACCCACCTGGGCATGGAGCCGACCGAGCCCGACCTCACCGTCTGGCACGAGATCTGCCACCGCATCCGCAACCCCAAACGGCGTGTGCGCATCGCCATGGTGGGCAAGTACACCCGGCTGCCCGACGCCTACAAATCGATCAACGAGGCGCTCACCCACGGCGGCATCGCTCACGAGGCGCGGGTGGAGATCGACTACATCGACGCCGAGGAGCTGGAGTGCAACGGATGCGGCCGACTGGAGCAGGTTGACGCCATTCTGGTTCCGGGCGGCTTCGGCGAACGGGGCACCGAGGGGAAGATCGCCGCCATCCATTTCGCCCGCACGCGCAAGGTGCCCTACCTCGGCATCTGCCTCGGCATGCAGTTGGCGGTGGTGGAGTTCGCCCGCAACGTCGCCGGCATCGCCGGGGCGACCAGCAGCGAGTTCGACCCCTGCGCGGAACATCCGGTGATCGCGCTGATGACCGAGTGGGAGCAGGAGGGGACCCGCATCCACCGCAGCGCCGACGGCGACCTCGGCGGCACCATGCGGCTGGGCGGCTACCCCTGCCGCCTCAAACCCGGCAGCCGGGCGGCGGAGGCCTACGGCTGCAGCGAGGTGCGGGAGCGCCACCGCCACCGCTACGAGTTCAACGACAACTACCGCGACCGGCTGGAGCAGGCCGGCCTGGTCGTCGCCGGCACCCTGCCCGACGACTCGCTGGTCGAGATCGTCGAGATCGCCGACCATCCCTGGTTCGTTGCCTGCCAGTTCCACCCCGAGTTCCGCTCCCGCCCCTACGCTCCCCATCCCCTCTTTGCCGCCTTCGTCGGCGCCGGCCTGAGCCGACAGGCCGCATGA
- a CDS encoding 3-deoxy-8-phosphooctulonate synthase, with protein sequence MSGTHVVTVAGCAIGNDRPVVLIAGPCVIEGEAFTLRTAEAIARIARRAGVPLIFKSSFDKANRTSGSSFRGPGLDEGLRILGRVRAELGLPVVTDVHTPEQARAAAEVVDLLQTPAFLCRQTDFITAVAATGRPVNIKKGQFLAPEDMRHVLEKARSTGNEALLLCERGSCFGYHDLVSDMRSLMIMRDFGAPLVFDATHSVQRPGGLGGASGGNRAFVPGLARAAVAVGIAALFMEVHPDPDRAKSDGPNSLPLSGLEALLARIKAIDHIVKSQENPDP encoded by the coding sequence ATGAGCGGAACGCACGTGGTTACGGTTGCCGGTTGCGCCATCGGCAACGACCGCCCCGTCGTGCTGATCGCCGGCCCGTGCGTCATCGAGGGAGAGGCGTTCACCCTGCGCACGGCGGAAGCGATCGCGCGGATCGCCCGCCGCGCCGGCGTGCCGCTGATCTTCAAATCGAGCTTCGACAAGGCCAACCGCACCAGCGGCAGCAGCTTCCGCGGCCCCGGCCTCGACGAAGGGCTGCGCATCCTGGGGCGGGTGCGCGCCGAGCTCGGCCTGCCGGTGGTCACCGACGTCCACACCCCGGAGCAGGCCCGCGCCGCCGCCGAGGTGGTCGATCTGCTGCAGACACCGGCCTTCCTCTGCCGCCAGACCGACTTCATCACCGCCGTCGCCGCCACGGGGAGACCGGTCAACATCAAGAAGGGGCAGTTCCTCGCGCCGGAGGATATGCGCCACGTGCTGGAGAAGGCACGATCCACCGGCAACGAGGCGCTCCTGCTGTGCGAACGTGGGAGCTGTTTCGGCTATCACGACCTGGTCAGCGACATGCGCTCGCTGATGATCATGCGCGATTTCGGCGCGCCGCTGGTCTTCGACGCCACCCACTCGGTGCAGCGCCCGGGCGGACTGGGCGGGGCCAGCGGCGGCAACCGCGCCTTCGTCCCGGGGCTGGCGCGGGCGGCGGTGGCGGTGGGCATCGCCGCCCTCTTCATGGAGGTCCATCCCGACCCCGACCGGGCGAAGTCCGACGGCCCCAACTCGCTGCCGCTCTCCGGGCTCGAGGCGCTGCTCGCCCGGATCAAGGCCATCGATCACATCGTCAAGTCACAGGAGAACCCAGACCCATGA